In Planococcus versutus, the DNA window CTGCTGTTTCTCGAGACATACCAAATCCCGTCTCTTTTACAATTACAGGGACCTTTACTTGCTCAGCTATAGCTTGTATACGCTCGAGTGCACCACGAAAATCTCGATCTCCTTCAGGCATGGTTAATTCCTGAATAACATTCAAGTGAATTTGCAATGCATCAGCTTCGATCATTTCAATTGCATCGTGAGCTTGTTGAACAGTTGCTTCACTGCCGAGATTGCCAAATAAAATTCCATTTGGATTTTCTTTCCTGACGACAGAATAGGTACGACGTTCACTTGCATCTTTTAAAGCAGCCATTTGCGACCCAACAGCCATCGCGATTCCGGTTTCTCTTGCAACACGCGCTAAAAGACCATTTAACTGTTGTGTATCGTGCCCTCCGCCACCAGTCATTGCATTGATAAAAACAGGTGATTTCATCTTCAAATCACCTGTTTCAGGTTTTATGCAATTATCAGATACTGCTACATCAGGCAGAGCCTGATGTACAAACCGAATGTCATCAAACATATTTTTACTGCTTTGTCCTGTGGATAAAGCATACTGTATATGATCCATTTTCCGTTCAGCTCTTGACATATTATTCGGTTTTAAATCCTTTTAATTTATCACCAATAACATCACTGATAGAGAATCCAGACGACTCTTCAGGAATATCATAACTTGAAAAGTCTTGATCATTTTGTTTTTCCTGCAAATCTTTAATACTAAGAGACAATCGCTTATCAGCTTTGTTTACTTCTAATACTTTAACTTGCACTTCTTCGCCTTCTGTTAAAACTTCGTTGGGTGTTCCAATATGTTTATGAGCAATCTGCGAAATATGAACCAATCCCTCAACACCTGGGAGCACTTCGACAAATGCACCATAGCTAACCAGTCTTTTAACCTTTCCAGTATGCACAGAATCTTTAGGTGCTTTTTCATCAATCGTATCCCACGGTCCAGGCAATGTCTCTTTGATGGACAAGGAAATACGTTCTGAATCTCGATCAACCGATAATACTTTCACTTTTACTTCTTGACCTTCAGTAA includes these proteins:
- the fni gene encoding type 2 isopentenyl-diphosphate Delta-isomerase translates to MSRAERKMDHIQYALSTGQSSKNMFDDIRFVHQALPDVAVSDNCIKPETGDLKMKSPVFINAMTGGGGHDTQQLNGLLARVARETGIAMAVGSQMAALKDASERRTYSVVRKENPNGILFGNLGSEATVQQAHDAIEMIEADALQIHLNVIQELTMPEGDRDFRGALERIQAIAEQVKVPVIVKETGFGMSRETAGKLKQSAIAAIDVSGFGGTNFAQIENERRRKKLAYFEDWGIPTAASIVEVKSAFDKIVLASGGIQDAQDIIKAFLLGADAVGLAGSFLKTAMQQGEKQLIADIESLHEDLSMMMTALGAKKLIDLPKCPAIITGELAQYLSMRGFDPASYAIMKNN